GTTGCTGCAGTTAAAGCACCTGGATTTGGTGATAGAAGAAAAGCTATGTTGGAAGATATTGCTGTACTTACAAGTGGTACCGTAATTTCTGAAGAACAAGGTTACAAACTTGAAAACGCTACCTTAGAATATTTAGGTAGAGCTAAAAAAGTTGTAATCGATAAAGATAACACTACAATTGTTGAAGGTTCCGGTAAAACTGAAAACATCAAAAAGAGAATTAATGAAATTAAGGCTCAGATCGATAAATCAACATCTGATTACGATAAAGAAAAATTACAGGAAAGACTTGCAAAACTTTCAGGTGGAGTAGCAGTTCTAAAAATTGGTGCTTCTACAGAAATCGAAATGAAAGAAAAGAAAGCAAGAGTTGAAGACGCTTTACATGCAACGCGAGCTGCAGTTGAAGAAGGAATTGTTGCAGGTGGTGGAGTTGCTTTAGTTAGAGCCTCAAATGTTCTTGATAAACTAAAGGGCGAAAATCCTGATCAGACAACCGGAATTAAAATTGTACAGAAAGCGCTTGAAGAACCATTAAAACAAATTGTTGAAAATGCGGGAATTGAAGGTTCAGTTGTTCTTTGGAAAGTTAAAGAAGGTAAAGATGATTTTGGATTTAACGCAGCTACTGAAAAGTATGAGAACTTGATTAAAGCTGGTGTAATCGACCCAACTAAGGTTACAAGAACAGCTCTTGAAAATGCTGCCTCAGTATCTTCTTTATTAATTACAACTGAAGCGGTAGTATTCGAGAAGAAAGAGAGAGAACCAAATATGCCAGCTATGCCTCCTGGAGGAATGGGTGGTATGGACGGAATGTACTAAAATTTAATTCTGTTATTTTTACAAGGCGAGGTTTTCCCTCGCCTTTTTTGTTTTAAATCCAACATAATTTGGTGGCAAGGTATTTGAATAATTCCTCTAAAATGGTTTTTATCATTCATTTTAGTAGTAATTAAATGAAATCAAATATTCCGAATGATTTGAAATCTAAAGAAATACTCGCAAGGGGAGTAAAATCTTCAGATATCTTAAAAGGAAATTCAAATCAGATGAATCCGGGAAGTGGAAATTACTTCCTAAATCCAAGTAAATTTGAAATACTTTCAGTAAAGATGTTTAATCTTGAGGAAAGTCTACAATCACAAAAACGCACCTATCTTTTGCAGTTTGATCAAACTCGTACAAGTTATATCGCAGCGGAAATAACAATCAAAAATCCTGTTCTAAATATAAACAGATCAGTTTTGAATGGTTTAACAATTTGGTATTTGGAGGATGAAGAAGTTGGAAGAAACAATTTTAATCTGGAATTGAAAAAAGATTGGGAGCTTGTGGAGTTTGTTCAGAGTTGGGGAACACCTTTACCAGGTTTTTGGAAGCAAGGAGAAGGAAGGGTTGAAGTTTTACTCGATAATAATTTAATACTCAAACAAGTTTTTCAGATTGGTGATGCGGAGATAATTGATTTTACAAATGAAGTAAGTATTGGTTGCGAAAACTCAAATAAACTGATTACACAACAACCCAAAAAAATTGAGCATCTTAACCAAACATTAACTGGTAATGTTTCTCTTCCCTCTTTATTTGAAGAGTTTGATAATTACATCGGATTAAAAAGTGTTAAACAATCCTTAAAAGATTTTATTACATATTTAGATTTTGTTAACGAACGGAAAAAACAGGGCGTTGAAACCGATGAGAGTATTTCGGCTAACTGTATTTTCTTAGGTAATCCTGGAACGGGAAAAACATCAATTGCTCGATTACTAGGAAAATTTTTTAAATCCATCGGAATCTTAGAAAATGGTCATGTTGTTGAAGTTGATAGATCACAATTGATTGGTGAATACATTGGCGAAACTGCTCAGAAAACTGACAAAGTGATTAATCAGGCTTTGGGTGGAATTCTGTTTATTGATGAAGCATACTCCTTGAAAAGAGATTACAGTAGCCAAGATTTTGGGCAAGAAGCTATTGATATAATTCTTAAACGGATGGAAGATTATAATAATAAGTTTTTTGTTATTGCTGCTGGTTATCCTGATTTAATGCAGAATTTTTTGGAATCAAATCCAGGATTGAAATCCAGATTTACCCATTACTTTACATTTGAGGATTATTCAGTAAATGAGCTAACAGAAATTTTTAAAATTTTTGCAAACAAAGAAAAATATTCAATTTCGGAAGAAACTGAATTATCATTAACTGAAAAACTTAAAAATATTAATGGTCAAAATGACAAAGCTTTTGGTAATGCAAGATTTGTTAGAAATCTTTTTAATCAATCCAAAATAGAATTAAGTAAACGCTATCAATTGCTAGATGAAGGTGAAAAAGATTTTTACACTTTAAATACTTTAACACAAGATGATATACAAACAGCAATTGCGATTTTAGGAAATAGAACTGATAAAGATACTTTAGAAAAAAGAGTTGATAAATATTTAAACGAAATTAATCAGCTTGTTGGGCTTGATGACGTTAAAATAACTTTTAACAAAATAATCGCATCACTTAAAGTTGATAGACTAAAAAAAGAAAGATCAATCGCTTCAATACATAAAAACTTAAATTCATTTTTCATTGCTGAACAAGGCTCTGGCACTACAACCGTCGCACGACTCTTTGCAAAAAGTTTGCGGGAATTAGAACGTTTAAGCAAAGGGCAATTAGTTGAAATAGATGGTTCGACGTTTTATGGCTTAAATAAAATCGATGCTTACTTAATGATTGATGAATTATTCAAGAAATTGTTAGGTAACGTCATACTTGTAAATGATGTTTCAGCCGCATTGCAATGCACAAATGATTTTAGTGACTCATTGTTGCAATACTTTTTGAAAAAACTCTATTTGATAAGTGATGATGTAGTAGCAATTTTTTCTGGGAATAAGGAAGAAATTGAAACACTAATTAATAACTTTCCAGTTTTAGGAAATCAATTTCCAAACGTATTTAATTTTGAACCTTACACAACAAGACATTTGTTGGAAATTGCGTTAAATATTTGTCAAAAAAATAATTACCAGCTTGATGAAGGTGCATGGCAGCAAATGCTGGAATTAATAGTTGAGCTAAAAAAAGAAACTCGTAAGAATTTTTATAATTCAAGAACGATAAAGGAAATAATCTTTAAAGCAATTTCATTTCAGGAAAATAGAATTTTATCCACTACAGATATTAATGAGAGCGATTTGATGATGATAACATTTGATGATCTTACAGAACTGCGTTCTTCAGGAATTTAATATTGAGCATTATCTGCTTTATATTTCTTGTGGCTCGATTTTATTAATTATTACTTAAGACAATGCTTCAAATTAATAACGTTACTAAAAAATTTGGTTCGTTTACTGCAGTAAACAATTTGAATCTTCATGTTAAAAAGGGTGATTTCTTTGGATTCCTTGGACAAAATGGAGCCGGAAAAACAACTACCATTAAAATGATTTCCGGGTTATACAACGCAACTTCAGGAAGCATACTTATTGATGGTTTTGATATTTATAAAGAACCCATCAAAGCAAAATCTTTAATTGGATATATTCCAGATCAACCATTTATTTATGAAAAACTAACAGGGCGCGAGTTTTTATTTTTTAGCGGTGGACTATACTCAATCGAAAAAAATAAATTAAAAAAAATTATTGCTGAGATAATTGAGCAATTAGAAATCGGTGATTGGGTTGATAAAAGGACAGAAGAATATTCCCAGGGAATGAAGCAAAGAATAACAATAGCTTCTGCCCTCCTCCACAATCCAAAATTATTAGTTGTAGATGAACCAATGGTTGGGCTTGATCCGCAAAGCGCTTTAATTGTTAAAAACGTTTTAAAAGAAAAAGCAAAAAATGGTGCAGCGGTATTTATGTCTACTCATAGTTTAAATGTTGCGGAAGAAATTTGTACAAAAATTGGAATAATTAAAGATGGTAATATGATTTTTTCTGATGACACATCAGTACTTGAAACAATAAAAGGGTCCGATCATCACAACTTAGAATCACTATTTCTCCATATAACTAAGTAATGAGAGAAGTAGTTCACATACTTTACTATAAAATTCTAATTTTCCTTAAAGTAAACTCCCCTTTTAATTTTTCTGCATTCATAAAAAGTATCGGTTCAGGAATAGTGTATTCTATTTTTGCTTATGGCTGCTTTGTTATGACATATAACACTATTGAATATTTACTTGTAACTGTTAGAATCGGTTCATTCCTGCTTCATCGGTTTATTCTTGTTGTTCTGTTCATTTTCTTTATTACTATAAATGTTGGGAACATGGTTGTTTCATTTTCAACCTTGTATAAATCAAAAGAAGTTTTTCACTTAATTACAAAACCAATTTCATTTACAAAATTATTTTTAATAAAATTTTTAGACAATTTTTTTTACAGCTCAACTACTCTGCTGCTTATAATAGCTGCAGTATTACTTGGATACGGATTTTATTTTAATTTAAGCTTCTGGTTCTATCCATTAAGCCTGCTCTTTTTAGTTTTACCATTTATGTTTACAGCCGGTTCTTTGGGAGCAATTGTTCTATTGATTTTGTTAAAGTTGTCAGGAAAATGGGGCTTAAAAAGAGTTTTAACCTTTATTGGACTAATTTATTCAGGTAGTGTAATTTTATTTTACTTTATCAGCAATCCAATAAAACTTGTTGAAAGAGTTTTTGATTACTACCCAAATATTGATCAGTACTTTGGTTTTTTAGAAAGCGGTATAGTAAAATTTTTACCAAATTATTGGGTTGCAGAATCGCTTTATTGGATTTCGGAAAGTAAAATTGACAGAGCAATACCATTTATTTATGCTAATCTGGTTTTATCATTTTTTGTCTTTGGTCTTGCTCTTTTTCTTGCAAAGAAATGGTATTATGAAACCTGGTTAACTTCACTTCAGGTAAATGCTGAATTAAAAAACAAGAATAAGAACAAAAATCAGTTTTTCGGATTTCATAAAAAATCATTTTTAAATGGATTTGATGAATCTATTGTAAAGCGTGAATTCTTGTTATTCTTCAGAGAACCAAGTCAGTGGCTTCATCTTCTAGTAATGATTTTTCTGATCACGATTTTTATTTCAAGCATCTCAGGAATCGATATAATTATACTAAAAGCTTACAATGAATATTTAAAAACAATTGTGTATTTGATCGTATCATTGTTTAATGTTTTCCTAGTAGCCTCTTTATCTCTAAGATTTGTATTTCCATTAATTAGTCTTGAGGGAGAAGCATTGTGGAAGATCAGAAGTGCACCGATAAATTTTAACGATCTGCTCCTTAAAAGACTTGCAGTATATTTTTTATTAATATTTTTTGTTGGACAGTTAATCAGTTTCTTTTCAAACTACCAATTCCCCGTAATGTTATCGATTATCGCCCAAATAAATGCCGCATTAACAACAATAACTTTGGTTAGTTTAAATTTTGGGATGGGTGGAATTTTTGCGAACTATAAAGAAAAAAATGCTATAAGATTAGCATCGTCACAAGGTGCATCCCTTACCTTTTTGTTTACACTACTTTATTTAGTTCTAATTATTGCAATACTTTTTATACCTGTTTCAAATTATTTTTTTGCACAAGCACACGGAATTAGCATATCTGCCTGGAATTTGCTTACTACTAATATCATACTTTTTGTAATTATGATCTTAGTTTCAAGCGTTTCGATAAAATCTGGCTTAAAATCTTTTACAAAAGATTATTAATAAAAAAGAGTTCATTCCACAAAGCGAAATGAACTCTTAATCACATTTTATTAAATAACTCTACTACTTCATTAAAGTAAATTTCTTTGTTGCTGTAAAATTATCTGTGGTAAGTTTATAGAAATAAATACCACTACTTAAACCACTCGCATTAAACTTAATTGAATAATTCCCGGCACTTTTAGTCTCATTTACAAGTGTTGCAACTTCTTTCCCAAGAATATTAAACACTTTAAGTGATACATTACTTGTAGTTGGTATTGTAAAACTTATTGTTGTTGATGGATTAAATGGATTTGGATAATTTTGATTTAATCTAAATTCTGAAATTTGTTGAATTTCATCTTCAACATCAGTCAACATGTTTGCAGTTCCACGGGTTCTTGGAATTAGTATTTGCCAATTTGCACTACCATCAGGATATCTTCCAAAGGAGGCAGCAGTGTCTGTAATAGCGACTAAATCAACGCTATCTATTATTGCTCCAGTTGCATTTTCAAACCAGACTTTTTCTCCACCGCTTGATAATCCAAAACCACTTGCTGCAGTATCATCAACAGTAATTACTAAAAATCCATTTGCGGGAATAACTGACCCTGCTGGAAATTCCTTCTTAGGTTTAGTTCCTGTATTTCCACCACTGTCATAAATTTTATATCCAGCAATATCAACAGAGGAAGTTGCGGGATTGTAAATTTCAATCCAATCTGGTTCTGTTGCAATTCCTCTTGAGAATAATTCATTCATCATTACTGTAGAAGTTACAGGACTGTTAGAAAATCCGCGTGTTCTTGGAACCAATAACTGCCAGTTCGCACTTCCATCAGGTAATCTTCCATAGGAAGCCGCTGTATCTGTTACTGCTATCAAATCTACACTATCTATTAAGGTACCACCAGCATTTTCAAACCAGACTTTTTCTCCACTACTTGATAATCCGAATCCGCTTGCTGCAGTATCATCAACAGTAATCGCTAAAAATCCATTTGCAGGAATAATTGAACCTGCTGGAAATTCTTTCTTAGGTTTTGTTCCCGCATTTCCGCCGCTATCGTAAATCTTATAACCTGTAATATCGATTGACGCTGATGTTGGATTGAAAATTTCAATCCAATCTGGTTCTGTCGCAATACCTCTTGAATATAATTCATTAATGACAGGTGACTGTGCAAAACTGGTTTGCATTAAAACGAAAGCAAATAAAGGAACAAATAAAAGTAAATATTTTTTTTTCATAAGAACTCCTAAATAAATAAAATAAATTTATCAATTTGATCAATTAACTAATTGGGCTTTTGAAATACATATAATTTTCCGTCTAAATCATTTACAACATAAATTTTATCATCTACGATTGTAATTCCTTCCCCCTTAGTAAATGGAATTTCCCACTCTTTTAGTAAATCACCTGTGGAGGAAAGTTTAATAATTTTTTGTGATTCATCACTAATTATCCAAAAACAATTTGTAGAATCTTCAAAGTAAATATCGGAAATGTCCAACGTGTAATCAATTGTTTTTCGCCAAATTTCTGAACTGCCATTAAATCCAAGCATCATTCTTGGATCTTTTTCGTTAATTACAAACAACTGATTAGACGTTTTTTTTATGGTTATTCCTTCGAGTGCACTATTATCACTAGTGGCAACATCGGCAGAGAATGATGCTAATTTAGTTCCACTTAAATTAAATGAGGTTACTAATTTTTTCTTTTCTTCAACGACATAAATTGTATCACAATTATTTGATAATGTTATCCCCTCCATATCTGAACCAGAGGCAGGAATAGTATTTAAAGTAATTCCTGTAAAATTGATTTCATAAATGTCAGGTCTTCCATCAGAAACAACCATAAAAGAATTTTTAACCGCATTGTATGCGATACCAGAAGGTTCAGGAACAGTAAGCAGATACTCACTTAACGGAAATATTTTATCGATAACAACCGGGTTCGTTATAGTTTCAGGATTATTTCTTCCACATCCTAAAACAGATGTTAAAAGAAAAGTTAACAGATAAAGTATCTTTAATTTTTTGTTAAACATGAATCCTTCTCAAATAGAAGAGAATCAAAAAAATATTTTTGATTCTCTTCATAATATATTTAATTACTACTGTTGATTGGGTGCATTTTTAGTTATCGTATTTGAAATGAGCCAGTTTGCAGTGCCATCGGGAAATCTACAGTAAGAGGTAGTTTCTACTGGCA
The window above is part of the Ignavibacteriales bacterium genome. Proteins encoded here:
- a CDS encoding AAA family ATPase, which encodes MKSNIPNDLKSKEILARGVKSSDILKGNSNQMNPGSGNYFLNPSKFEILSVKMFNLEESLQSQKRTYLLQFDQTRTSYIAAEITIKNPVLNINRSVLNGLTIWYLEDEEVGRNNFNLELKKDWELVEFVQSWGTPLPGFWKQGEGRVEVLLDNNLILKQVFQIGDAEIIDFTNEVSIGCENSNKLITQQPKKIEHLNQTLTGNVSLPSLFEEFDNYIGLKSVKQSLKDFITYLDFVNERKKQGVETDESISANCIFLGNPGTGKTSIARLLGKFFKSIGILENGHVVEVDRSQLIGEYIGETAQKTDKVINQALGGILFIDEAYSLKRDYSSQDFGQEAIDIILKRMEDYNNKFFVIAAGYPDLMQNFLESNPGLKSRFTHYFTFEDYSVNELTEIFKIFANKEKYSISEETELSLTEKLKNINGQNDKAFGNARFVRNLFNQSKIELSKRYQLLDEGEKDFYTLNTLTQDDIQTAIAILGNRTDKDTLEKRVDKYLNEINQLVGLDDVKITFNKIIASLKVDRLKKERSIASIHKNLNSFFIAEQGSGTTTVARLFAKSLRELERLSKGQLVEIDGSTFYGLNKIDAYLMIDELFKKLLGNVILVNDVSAALQCTNDFSDSLLQYFLKKLYLISDDVVAIFSGNKEEIETLINNFPVLGNQFPNVFNFEPYTTRHLLEIALNICQKNNYQLDEGAWQQMLELIVELKKETRKNFYNSRTIKEIIFKAISFQENRILSTTDINESDLMMITFDDLTELRSSGI
- a CDS encoding ABC transporter ATP-binding protein; protein product: MLQINNVTKKFGSFTAVNNLNLHVKKGDFFGFLGQNGAGKTTTIKMISGLYNATSGSILIDGFDIYKEPIKAKSLIGYIPDQPFIYEKLTGREFLFFSGGLYSIEKNKLKKIIAEIIEQLEIGDWVDKRTEEYSQGMKQRITIASALLHNPKLLVVDEPMVGLDPQSALIVKNVLKEKAKNGAAVFMSTHSLNVAEEICTKIGIIKDGNMIFSDDTSVLETIKGSDHHNLESLFLHITK
- the groL gene encoding chaperonin GroEL (60 kDa chaperone family; promotes refolding of misfolded polypeptides especially under stressful conditions; forms two stacked rings of heptamers to form a barrel-shaped 14mer; ends can be capped by GroES; misfolded proteins enter the barrel where they are refolded when GroES binds) codes for the protein MMAKLIVYDADARTGLKAGVDKLANAVKVTLGPKGRNVILEKKFGAPTVTKDGVSVAKEIELDDPIENMGAQMVREVASKTSDVAGDGTTTATVLAQAIYREGLKNVTAGANPMDLKRGIDLAVTKVIEYLKSVSKEVEGRNEIAQVGSISANNDKSIGDLIADAMEKVGKDGVITVEESKSAETVLDVVEGMQFDRGYISPYFVTDTESMETVLEDPYILIHDKKISAMKDLLPVLEKVAQQGKAMVIIAEDLEGEALATLVVNKIRGTLKVAAVKAPGFGDRRKAMLEDIAVLTSGTVISEEQGYKLENATLEYLGRAKKVVIDKDNTTIVEGSGKTENIKKRINEIKAQIDKSTSDYDKEKLQERLAKLSGGVAVLKIGASTEIEMKEKKARVEDALHATRAAVEEGIVAGGGVALVRASNVLDKLKGENPDQTTGIKIVQKALEEPLKQIVENAGIEGSVVLWKVKEGKDDFGFNAATEKYENLIKAGVIDPTKVTRTALENAASVSSLLITTEAVVFEKKEREPNMPAMPPGGMGGMDGMY
- a CDS encoding SdiA-regulated domain-containing protein produces the protein MFNKKLKILYLLTFLLTSVLGCGRNNPETITNPVVIDKIFPLSEYLLTVPEPSGIAYNAVKNSFMVVSDGRPDIYEINFTGITLNTIPASGSDMEGITLSNNCDTIYVVEEKKKLVTSFNLSGTKLASFSADVATSDNSALEGITIKKTSNQLFVINEKDPRMMLGFNGSSEIWRKTIDYTLDISDIYFEDSTNCFWIISDESQKIIKLSSTGDLLKEWEIPFTKGEGITIVDDKIYVVNDLDGKLYVFQKPN
- a CDS encoding lamin tail domain-containing protein is translated as MKKKYLLLFVPLFAFVLMQTSFAQSPVINELYSRGIATEPDWIEIFNPTSASIDITGYKIYDSGGNAGTKPKKEFPAGSIIPANGFLAITVDDTAASGFGLSSSGEKVWFENAGGTLIDSVDLIAVTDTAASYGRLPDGSANWQLLVPRTRGFSNSPVTSTVMMNELFSRGIATEPDWIEIYNPATSSVDIAGYKIYDSGGNTGTKPKKEFPAGSVIPANGFLVITVDDTAASGFGLSSGGEKVWFENATGAIIDSVDLVAITDTAASFGRYPDGSANWQILIPRTRGTANMLTDVEDEIQQISEFRLNQNYPNPFNPSTTISFTIPTTSNVSLKVFNILGKEVATLVNETKSAGNYSIKFNASGLSSGIYFYKLTTDNFTATKKFTLMK